A genomic stretch from Hoplias malabaricus isolate fHopMal1 chromosome 4, fHopMal1.hap1, whole genome shotgun sequence includes:
- the LOC136695427 gene encoding protocadherin alpha-C2-like, which translates to MDARGRSGLMKRYVFSVILFSVFNTASAVTHYSIPEEMEEGSVVANLATDLGLDVKTLSKRRIRLDALSNKKYLDINKETGELFIAERIDREHVCPTKSAACVMKLDATIDNPVRMFNIELEIIDINDNAPHFRRDTMHLDISESTPAGERFSLNNAIDPDLGVNSVKTYYLSESDHFSIEIQTGRDGSKFADLILKKALDREEQAVHNLILTAVDGGVPARSGTASIIVRVLDTNDNSPQFEEDSYTINLTENSPIGSLVVKLNATDADEGSNSEMTYSYSLYTSEKSQDTFSLNPNTGEIRVKEMINYEDFRIYDMEIVAADKGANSLSGKCKVRVLITDMNDNHPEISIKSFTSPVKEDVAVGSVIAVVSVSDKDSGENGEIDLHISDQLPFSLKESSDNYYELVVSEPLDRERVPEYDITFTVTDRGSPPLSDNETMTLELLDVNDNVPRFPQSSYVIRVKENNGPGDLLGSLTAHDPDLHENQYLVYFILEKEIVNTSMSMLFSINPENGNLYALKTFDYEMEKEFLFHVEARDSGVPPLSSNVSVHIVIMDQNDNTPLIVSPWRAHGSVVEERIARSTDKGTLISKVIAIDADSVHNSRVTYQFLQNTDATLFSLDQYNGEIRTMRMFSYRDSRHQRLVVIAKDNGEPSLSATVTIKLSTVETALKTYADMTEVPLEYDIFSDLNLYLVIGLGSVSFLLLITILVTIVLKCQKAKPSKAAPPCRNSVISERNSTIADSTLVSNDAYWYSLFLAETRKGKLVVRQPVPKGSRYIVSSIPRGTGLTETSDSAASTLQVGLV; encoded by the coding sequence ATGGATGCTCGCGGGAGAAGTGGCCTGATGAAAAGGTACGTTTTCAGCGTCATTCTCTTCTCCGTCTTTAACACAGCGTCCGCTGTGACTCATTACTCTATTCCTGAAGAAATGGAGGAAGGGTCAGTGGTAGCGAATTTAGCTACGGATCTGGGGCTGGACGTGAAAACACTGAGCAAACGGAGGATACGCCTGGACGCACTGTCCAACAAGAAATATTTGGACATTAACAAAGAGACAGGGGAACTGTTTATAGCGGAGAGAATCGATAGAGAACATGTTTGTCCAACTAAATCCGCAGCATGCGTTATGAAACTGGATGCCACCATTGATAACCCAGTGCGGATGtttaatatagaattagaaataaTTGATATTAACGACAATGCGCCACATTTCAGAAGAGACACGATGCACTTGGACATTTCTGAGTCAACGCCAGCTGGAGAACGGTTCTCATTAAATAACGCTATTGATCCTGATCTCGGAGTGAATTCCGTTAAAACCTATTATCTGAGTGAGAGTGACCACTTTAGTATTGAGATTCAGACCGGTCGAGACGGGTCTAAATTCGCTGATCTGATTCTGAAGAAGGCTCTGGACCGAGAGGAGCAGGCTGTTCATAATTTAATCCTCACTGCTGTAGACGGCGGAGTCCCCGCGCGCTCTGGTACAGCCAGCATCATTGTGCGCGTTCTGGACACCAACGATAACTCCCCCCAGTTTGAGGAAGACAGCTACACCATCAACTTAACGGAGAACTCTCCAATAGGAAGTCTGGTAGTTAAACTCAACGCCACAGACGCAGATGAGGGAAGCAACTCGGAAATGACGTATTCGTACAGTTTATACACATCCGAGAAAAGCCAGGACACTTTCAGCTTGAACCCAAACACCGGGGAGATCCGAGTGAAGGAGATGATCAACTACGAGGACTTCAGGATTTATGACATGGAAATAGTGGCCGCAGACAAAGGAGCGAATTCGTTGTCGGGAAAGTGCAAAGTCCGAGTTTTAATCACAGACATGAACGACAACCACCCCGAGATCTCCATCAAGTCCTTCACTAGTCCAGTGAAGGAGGACGTGGCCGTGGGGTCAGTGATTGCAGTGGTCAGTGTCAGTGATAAAGACTCAGGAGAGAATGGGGAAATTGATCTTCATATTTCTGATCAGTTGCCCTTTTCCCTGAAGGAATCCTCTGATAATTATTATGAGCTGGTGGTGTCAGAGCCGTTGGACCGGGAGAGGGTCCCGGAGTACGACATCACCTTCACCGTCACGGACAGAGGAAGCCCCCCGTTATCTGACAACGAGACCATGACTTTAGAGCTGCTGGACGTCAACGACAACGTCCCCCGGTTCCCGCAGTCCTCCTACGTCATCCGTGTGAAGGAGAATAACGGCCCCGGAGATCTACTGGGCTCCCTCACCGCCCACGACCCCGACCTCCATGAGAACCAGTACCTGGTGTACTTCATCCTGGAGAAGGAGATCGTCAACACCTCCATGTCCATGCTGTTCTCCATCAATCCAGAGAACGGGAACCTTTACGCCCTGAAGACGTTTGATTACGAGATGGAGAAGGAGTTCCTCTTCCACGTGGAGGCCAGAGACTCGGGCGTTCCTCCGCTCAGCAGCAACGTGAGCGTCCACATCGTCATCATGGACCAGAACGACAACACGCCGCTGATCGTGTCTCCGTGGCGCGCGCACGGCTCCGTGGTGGAGGAGAGAATCGCCAGGTCCACGGACAAAGGCACTCTGATCTCCAAAGTGATCGCCATCGACGCGGACTCTGTGCACAACTCCCGCGTGACGTACCAGTTCCTCCAGAACACCGACGCTACCTTGTTCAGCCTGGACCAGTACAACGGAGAGATCCGGACCATGAGAATGTTCAGCTACAGAGACTCGCGCCACCAGCGGCTGGTGGTGATCGCCAAGGACAACGGAGAGCCCTCCCTCTCCGCCACGGTCACCATCAAACTGTCCACGGTGGAGACGGCGCTGAAGACCTACGCGGACATGACGGAAGTGCCTTTGGAGTACGACATCTTCTCGGACTTGAACCTGTACCTGGTGATCGGACTGGGCTCGGTGTCCTTCCTCTTACTGATCACCATCTTGGTCACCATCGTGCTGAAGTGTCAGAAAGCCAAGCCCAGCAAAGCAGCTCCTCCCTGCAGGAACAGTGTGATCAGTGAGAGGAACTCCACCATCGCCGACTCCACGCTGGTCTCCAACGATGCCTACTGGTACAGTCTGTTTCTAGCAGAGACCAGGAAAGGGAAGCTGGTGGTGCGGCAGCCTGTGCCAAAGGGGTCGAGGTACATCGTGTCCAGCATCCCGAGGGGCACAGGACTCACCGAGACCAGCGACTCCGCCGCCTCCACTCTGCAGGTAGGACTGGTGTGA